TGGGCCTTCACGTAGCTCTCGTGGGTGCCGACGTCCTCCCAGTAGCCCTCGGCGATGTAGCCGTAGACGGGCTTGCCTTCCTTCATCAGCTGCGGGAAGACGTCACCGGACCAGTCCACGGGCACATCGGGGTCGACGTAGTCGAAGACCTCGGGCTCCATGACGTAGATGCCGGTGTTGACGGTGTCGGAGAAGACCTGGCCCCAGGTCGGCTTCTCCAGGAAGCGCTCGACCTTGCCCTCTTCGTCGACGATGGTGATGCCGAATTCGAGGGGGTTGGGCACGCGTGTCAGACACACGGTGACGAGCGCGCCCTTTTCCTTGTGGAAATTGATCAGGTCGGTGAGGTCGAAGTCGGTCAGGGCGTCGCCGGAAATGACGAGGAAGGCATCGTCCTTCAACGCCTCCTCGGCGTTCTTGACGCTTCCGGCGGTACCGAGTGGCTTCTCCTCATTGGCATAGGTGAGCTCCATTCCGAGCTCCTCGCCGTCACCGAAGTAGTTCTTGACCAGCGAGGCCAGGAACTGGACGGTGACGACGGTCTCGTTCAGCCCATGCCTTTTCAGCAGCCGCAGAACATGCTCCATGATCGGCCGGTTGGCCACCGGCAGGAGCGGCTTGGGCATGCTCGAGGTCATGGGACGAAGGCGTGTGCCTTCGCCTCCAGCCATCACGACGGCCTTCATGTCGGAAGCGTCCTCCTCTAAGACGACGGATTGACCGACTTCCCCCGTCCAGAGTCCCGCACTTTGGCAGAGCGGGCCATCCGGCCGTCGGGGCCGCACATTGAGTGAACGAGTCAGTCGGTCGTGGTGTCCGCACGAACCAAGCGGCGGACCTGCACCACATAGAGAACACCTGCCCACCAGTACAGGGTTGTACCCCATCCGGCGAACGCCCATCCGAAAACAGCAGCGAGTGACGCGATCCATCCACTTGCGTCACTGAGCAGCAGCAAGGGGAAGGCGTACATGAGGTTGAAGGTGGCGGCCTTCCCCAGGAAGTTCACCTGGGGCGGCGGATAGCCGTGGCGCCGGAGGATCGCCACCATCACGAGCAGAACGGCCTCGCGCGCCAGCAGGACGAGGGTCAGCCAGAGCGGAAGGATCTCCCGCCAGGTGAGGCCCACCAGGGTGGAGAGGATGTACAGCCGGTCGGCCGCGGGGTCCAGGAGCCGGCCGAGGCTGCTGATCTGGTTCCAGCGCCGCGCGAGCTTTCCGTCCAGGTAGTCACTGATCCCGCTGAGCGCCAGCACCAACAGCGCCCAGCCGTCGCTCTTGGGGCCGCCGAACTCGGGCCTGAGGATGAGCCACAGGAAGAGCGGCACGCCGGCGAGGCGGGCCATGCTCAGGATGTTCGGGATGGTGAGGACCCGGTCGGTCTGCACGCGGGTCTCCTGGACCTCCACGCGGGGGCCTCCTGGGGTGAAACGAGCCAATGATGCCCCCTGACCTTACCTCAACGCAAAAAAGCTCTGGCTCTCGGGCTGCATGCCCAAGAGCCAGAGCTCTAAGAGGAGTTCGGCGGCGTCCTACTCTCCCACAGGGTCCCCCCTGCAGTACCATCGGCGCTGTAAGGCTTAGCTTCCGGGTTCGGAATGTAACCGGGCGTTTCCCTAACGCTATGACCACCGAAACACTATGAAACTGACAACCGCACCATGTGTGGCACATGGGGTTGTTCGTGGTTTCAGAACCAACACAGTGGACGCGAGCAACTGAGGACAAGCCCTCGGCCTATTAGTACCGGTCACCTCCACACCTTGCGGTGCTTCCAGATCCGGCCTATCAACCCAGTCGTCTACTGGGAGCCTTAACCCCTCAAGGGGGTGGGAGTCCTCATCTCGAAGCAGGCTTCCCGCTTAGATGCTTTCAGCGGTTATCCCTCCCGAACGTAGCCAACCAGCCATGCCCTTGGCAGGACAACTGGCACACCAGAGGTTCGTCCGTCCCGGTCCTCTCGTACTAGGGACAGCCCTTCTCAAGACTCCTACGCGCACAGCGGATAGGGACCGAACTGTCTCACGACGTTCTAAACCCAGCTCGCGTACCGCTTTAATGGGCGAACAGCCCAACCCTTGGGACCGACTCCAGCCCCAGGATGCGACGAGCCGACATCGAGGTGCCAAACCATCCCGTCGATATGGACTCTTGGGGAAGATCAGCCTGTTATCCCCGGGGTACCTTTTATCCGTTGAGCGACGGCGCTTCCACAAGCCACCGCCGGATCACTAGTCCCGACTTTCGTCCCTGCTCGACCCGTCGGTCTCACAGTCAAGCTCCCTTGTGCACTTACACTCAACACCTGATTGCCAACCAGGCTGAGGGAACCTTTGGGCGCCTCCGTTACTCTTTAGGAGGCAACCGCCCCAGTTAAACTACCCATCAGACACTGTCCCTGATCCGGATCACGGACCCAGGTTAGACATCCAGCACGACCAGACTGGTATTTCAACGACGACTCCACCCACACTGGCGTGCGAGCTTCAAAGTCTCCCAGCTATCCTACACAAGCCGAACCGAACACCAATATCAAACTGTAGTAAAGGTCCCGGGGTCTTTCCGTCCTGCTGCGCGAAACGAGCATCTTTACTCGTAGTGCAATTTCACCGGGCCTATGGTTGAGACAGTCGAGAAGTCGTTACGCCATTCGTGCAGGTCGGAACTTACCCGACAAGGAATTTCGCTACCTTAGGATGGTTATAGTTACCACCGCCGTTTACTGGCGCTTAAGTTCTCAGCTTCGCCCCACCGAAATGGAGCTAACCGGTCCCCTTAACGTTCCAGCACCGGGCAGGCGTCAGTCCGTATACATCGCCTTACGGCTTCGCACGGACCTGTGTTTTTAGTAAACAGTCGCTTCTCGCTGGTCTCTGCGGCCACCCCCAGCTCAGACCGTAAAGATCATCACCAGGTGTGGCCCCCCTTCTCCCGAAGTTACGGGGGCATTTTGCCGAGTTCCTTAACCATAGTTCACCCGAACGCCTCGGTATTCTCTACCTGACCACCTGAGTCGGTTTAGGGTACGGGCCGCCATGAAACTCGCTAGAGGCTTTTCTCGACAGCATAGGATCATCCACTTCACCACAATCGGCTCGGCATCAGGTCTCAGACTATTGCCAGGCGGATTTACCTACCTGACGTCCTACACCCTTACCCCGGGACAACCACCGCCCGGGATGGACTACCTTCCTGCGTCACCCCATCACTCACCTACTAACCGCTTGGTTCGGCGGCTCCACCACTCCCCTCAACTCCGAAGAGATCAGGGCGGCTTCACGGCCTTAGCATCACGATGCTCGATGTTTGACGCTTCACAGCGGGTACCGGAATATCAACCGGTTATCCATCGACTACGCCTGTCGGCCTCGCCTTAGGTCCCGACTTACCCTGGGCAGATCAGCTTGACCCAGGAACCCTTAGTCAATCGGCGCAAACGTTTCTCACGTTTGTATCGCTACTCATGCCTGCATTCTCACTCGTGAACCGTCCACAACTCGCTTCCGCGGCTGCTTCAC
This region of Streptomyces ambofaciens ATCC 23877 genomic DNA includes:
- a CDS encoding CDP-alcohol phosphatidyltransferase family protein, giving the protein MEVQETRVQTDRVLTIPNILSMARLAGVPLFLWLILRPEFGGPKSDGWALLVLALSGISDYLDGKLARRWNQISSLGRLLDPAADRLYILSTLVGLTWREILPLWLTLVLLAREAVLLVMVAILRRHGYPPPQVNFLGKAATFNLMYAFPLLLLSDASGWIASLAAVFGWAFAGWGTTLYWWAGVLYVVQVRRLVRADTTTD